In Candidatus Poribacteria bacterium, the DNA window CCGGCGTGCTCGTCACGCTTGCTCTGCCGGACTGGAACCTGGCTCCGCTCGGTTGGGTCGCGCTCGTGCCGCTCCTGTCCGCCGTCTCGTCTGCGCGGAGCCTGACCGGCGCGGTTCGACTCGGGTGGCTCAGCGGGTTCGCTGGGTTCCTGGGTACCATCGGGTGGCTATACAGCTTGGGACCCTATACCGGGCTGCCGCTGCCGTGGGGTTGGGTCGCCAGCAGCGGCGGGGCGATCCTGCTCGCGGCTTACCTCGCGCTCTATGTCGCGCTATTCGCCGTGCTGACGCGTTGGCTCCTGCCCGAGTCGGGTTGGCGCTTCGTCTTCGGCGTTCCCGTGCTGTGGGTAACCGCCGAATGGCTGCGTGGGTGGGTCATTACCGGGTTCCCATGGGGAGCCCTCGGAACGACCCAGTGGAATCTGCTGCCCATCGCACAGGCGGCGAGCCTCGGCGGCGTGCCGCTCATCAGCTTCGGGCTCGCGCTGATCGGCGCGACTGTCATCAACGCCGCGCGACGCAGAACGTCCCGACGCGCGATGGCGTACGAGTCGCTTCCGGCGGCGATTCTGACGGCGTTCCTGCTCGCGCATGGGTTCTATGCGCTGTCCGAATCCCGAACGCCCGTCGATACGGTTCGCGTCGCCATCGTGCCGGGCAACATCCCGCAGGGCGAGCGCTGGTCGCGCGAGCTCCTCGAGTCCAACTTCGACGACTATCTCGCCCTCATGGGCAAGGCGGGCGACGCGCGAATCGATCTCCTGGCTCTTCCAGAGACGTCGCTACTGCTGCCGTACCTCGACCCGCGGCAGCAGGAACGCGTGACGGCGCTGCTGCGAGAGAAGCAGATGCCCTTGCTGTTCGGCACGCCCAGAGTGTCGCGACGCGGCACGTTGCGGGAGGGTTACAACGCGGCGGTACTGCTCGATGCGAACGGGCAGTTCGTCGATGAGTACTACAAACAGCATCTGGTCCCGTTCGGAGAGTACGTGCCTCTGCGCGAGTACCTGCCGAAGTTCCTCGTCGAGGACGTGATCGGGGTCGCCGACTACAACTTCGGCAAGCAGTCGAACGTCCTGACCCTAGCGCGCGCGGATCGTCCCGCGATCCGTCTCGGCGTGCCCATCTGCTTCGAGTCGGTGTTCCCCAACATCAGTCGGGAGTTCGTCCGCAACGGGGCGAACGTGTTGGCGATCCTCACCAACGACGGCTGGTACGACGGAACCGCAGCCGCCGGGCAACACAACGCCTTCGCCGTCTTCCGCGCCATCGAAACGCGACGGGCGATCATACGGGCGGCGAATCGCGGCATCTCGTGCTTCGTCGAGCCGACGGGCAGGATCCGACCTCAGCGTGTCCTTCCGCACGACCAGGCGAGTATGATTGTGGACGACGTGCCGTTGTTCGATGGCATGACGGTGTATTCGCGGTGGGGCGACTGGGTGTCGATGGCGACGGCGATCACCACGGCGCTGTTGTTCGGGCTCCGAGCGTTTCGGTTGCGGACGGCGACCCCGGCTGACCCACCGCCCACGAGCAAGGGGGAGGCAAGACGTGGCAAGTCCTCTCACGACTGAGCTGGAATCGCTCCGCAGGCGGCTCCTGGAACTGCGAG includes these proteins:
- the lnt gene encoding apolipoprotein N-acyltransferase, translated to MNSPSLWARFCVPPWQPRALACLSGVLVTLALPDWNLAPLGWVALVPLLSAVSSARSLTGAVRLGWLSGFAGFLGTIGWLYSLGPYTGLPLPWGWVASSGGAILLAAYLALYVALFAVLTRWLLPESGWRFVFGVPVLWVTAEWLRGWVITGFPWGALGTTQWNLLPIAQAASLGGVPLISFGLALIGATVINAARRRTSRRAMAYESLPAAILTAFLLAHGFYALSESRTPVDTVRVAIVPGNIPQGERWSRELLESNFDDYLALMGKAGDARIDLLALPETSLLLPYLDPRQQERVTALLREKQMPLLFGTPRVSRRGTLREGYNAAVLLDANGQFVDEYYKQHLVPFGEYVPLREYLPKFLVEDVIGVADYNFGKQSNVLTLARADRPAIRLGVPICFESVFPNISREFVRNGANVLAILTNDGWYDGTAAAGQHNAFAVFRAIETRRAIIRAANRGISCFVEPTGRIRPQRVLPHDQASMIVDDVPLFDGMTVYSRWGDWVSMATAITTALLFGLRAFRLRTATPADPPPTSKGEARRGKSSHD